AGAAAATGTCATCCAAAGCTCCTTAGACATGATCATCTCGGTCGATGGAAACCGGAAGATCGTGGAGTTCAACCGAGCCGCGGAACAGGCCTTCGGATACAGCAAAGCGGAAGTCTTAGGCAGGCCCATTGACCTGCTGTATGCAGACCCATCCGACGGTACACGCGTGGCTGCCGACATACGGAAGTATGGGCGGTTTGCCGGGGAGCTTATAAACAAGAGAAACAACGCAGAGACTTTTTGCGCTTACGTTTCTGCGGCGCCGCTCCGCGATGCGAACGGGACGGTTGTGGGCGGCATGAGCATATCACGCGACATCACCGAGCAGAAGCGCGCGGAAGAAGCCCTGCGTTGGTTAGAAGAAGCTGTGCAGACCATGAAACTGGGTGTCACGATCACCAACACAGAGGGAGAAATTGTTTATACAAATCCCGCTGATGCAAGTATGCACGGATATACCGTGGAAGAATTGATCGGCAAGGATGTGAAAATCTTCGCCCCTCGCGATTTGTGGAAACCGATGGCTTCTGATCAGATGAACGAAATGGAGAGCCGGACCCGGGAAAGCCTCAACAGCCGGAAAGACGGAAGCACTTTCCCCGTCCAGTTGATCTCCGGCGCTGTCATAAACGCCGCTGGAGGGACGATCGGTATTGTGACGCTGTGTGAGGACAGTACCGAACGCAAGCGGGTCGAGGCCGAGTTAAAAACCACCCAACTCCAACTGATTCAGAGCGCGAAGTTTGAATCGGTGGGCCAGTTGGCCGCGGGGGTCGCGCATGAGGTCAAGAACCCCTTACACATACTCCTGCACGGGCTTGTGTATCTCTCACAGGCGTCTTTGAATCCGGATGACGGCAACGTCGCTCTGGTGTTGGAAAAAATGAACAACGCAGTCAAAAGAGCGGATCGTGTGATCAAGGGCCTCTTGGATTTTTCTGCCTCAAGTGCAATCGAGCTGACGCCTTCCGAGCTTAATGCTGTGGTGGAGGAGTCGCTGCTGCTGATGAACCACGAGTTGGTCAGGACTCATGTCGCCGTGGTCAAAGAGCTGGGGGCGGACCTCCCTCCGGTCAAGCTGGATCGGCAAAAGATCGAGCAGGCCTTCGTGAACCTCTTCATCAATGCCATTCATGCCATGCCAGCGGGAGGAACACTTACCGTTAAA
The Candidatus Methylomirabilota bacterium DNA segment above includes these coding regions:
- a CDS encoding PAS domain S-box protein; this encodes ENVIQSSLDMIISVDGNRKIVEFNRAAEQAFGYSKAEVLGRPIDLLYADPSDGTRVAADIRKYGRFAGELINKRNNAETFCAYVSAAPLRDANGTVVGGMSISRDITEQKRAEEALRWLEEAVQTMKLGVTITNTEGEIVYTNPADASMHGYTVEELIGKDVKIFAPRDLWKPMASDQMNEMESRTRESLNSRKDGSTFPVQLISGAVINAAGGTIGIVTLCEDSTERKRVEAELKTTQLQLIQSAKFESVGQLAAGVAHEVKNPLHILLHGLVYLSQASLNPDDGNVALVLEKMNNAVKRADRVIKGLLDFSASSAIELTPSELNAVVEESLLLMNHELVRTHVAVVKELGADLPPVKLDRQKIEQAFVNLFINAIHAMPAGGTLTVKTYTERPDEFGPDVGRRRTDQFRIGETRVVAEVLDTGTGIPTETLDRLFDPFFTTKPPGQGTGLGLSVTRKILELHQGTIEISNRQEGGACVTLTFKTERSHEDAKETDPTD